A window of the Bombina bombina isolate aBomBom1 chromosome 3, aBomBom1.pri, whole genome shotgun sequence genome harbors these coding sequences:
- the LOC128652038 gene encoding chymotrypsin-like elastase family member 1, protein MLKLVLLAALVLCGQCSEDISYIEDIQDSARVVGGTNAAKNAWPWQVSLQYLSGSSWYHTCGGTLIRANWVLTAAHCVDRVVSFRVALGDHNLSLNDGTEQIIAVSKIVKHANWNTNNVAAGYDIAVLKLASNAVLNSYVKVAALPSSGSVLAHNYPCTVTGWGRTSTGGSLPSILQQAPLPVVAHSTCSSGSYWGTTVKTTMVCAGGDGITSSCNGDSGGPLKLCCQWCLHKSMVITSFGSALGCNYYLKPSVFTRVSAYNAWIDNAIATN, encoded by the exons ATGCTGAAGCTCGTTCTGCTTGCTGCTCTTGTCCTTTGCG gaCAATGTTCCGAGGACATCAGCTACATTGAGGACATACAGGATAGTGCACGTGTTGTAGGAGGAACCAATGCAGCCAAAAATGCATGGCCTTGGCAG GTTTCTCTGCAATATCTCTCTGGCAGCAGCTGGTACCACACCTGCGGTGGAACCCTGATCCGTGCTAACTGGGTCCTGACTGCTGCTCACTGTGTGGACAG AGTGGTTTCTTTCCGTGTGGCATTGGGAGATCACAACCTTAGCTTGAATGATGGTACTGAGCAGATCATTGCTGTGTCAAAGATTGTGAAACATGCTAACTGGAACACCAACAATGTTGCAGCTGG TTATGATATTGCAGTTCTCAAGCTGGCCTCCAACGCTGTCCTGAACAGTTATGTGAAAGTGGCTGCCCTGCCCAGCAGTGGATCTGTCTTGGCCCACAATTACCCTTGCACCGTTACAGGATGGGGCAGGACTAGCA CTGGTGGATCTCTCCCTTCTATTCTTCAGCAGGCTCCTCTCCCTGTGGTCGCCCACTCAACTTGTTCCTCCGGCTCTTATTGGGGCACCACAGTCAAGACCACCATGGTGTGCGCTGGTGGTGATGGAATCACTTCAAGCTGCAAT G GAGATTCTGGTGGACCTCTCAAACTGTGCTGTCAATGGTGTCTTCACAAGTCCATGGTAATCACTAGCTTTGGATCTGCCCTTGGATGCAACTACTACCTCAAACCATCAGTGTTCACAAGGGTTTCAGCTTACAATGCCTGGATCGATAAT GCTATTGCCACTAACTAA